A DNA window from Paenibacillus andongensis contains the following coding sequences:
- a CDS encoding ArsR/SmtB family transcription factor has translation MIEKVIQAIVEPRRRDILYLVRDGELTSSSIASHFDISAPAVSQHLKVLEESGLLVVRREGTKRYYRMRREGFADLKAYIDRFWDDSLLLLKEAAEEEERRQRNRESNESDQ, from the coding sequence ATGATCGAAAAAGTGATCCAAGCCATCGTAGAGCCAAGACGCAGAGATATCTTATATCTCGTACGTGATGGAGAGCTTACATCTAGCTCCATCGCGTCCCATTTTGACATTTCGGCACCAGCAGTATCACAACATCTTAAGGTTCTTGAGGAATCCGGACTACTAGTGGTTCGGAGAGAGGGAACCAAGCGGTATTATCGAATGAGGAGGGAAGGTTTTGCTGATCTGAAAGCGTACATTGACCGTTTCTGGGATGATAGTCTACTGCTATTGAAGGAAGCCGCAGAAGAAGAAGAGAGGAGACAGCGTAACCGTGAATCAAATGAATCAGACCAGTGA
- a CDS encoding SRPBCC domain-containing protein produces the protein MNQTSDTIRKEMFIDCRPEILFSFFTDPEKMVRWMGRHILLEPSIGGKYRIDVNGSDIAMGEYKEIIPNEKIVMSWGWEKSKVVPPGSSTLEFKFTAKDKGTVLLLTHYDLPLEEVAAHTEGWMHYTTRLQTLAEGGDPGIDPWSVKAMH, from the coding sequence ATGAATCAGACCAGTGATACGATTAGGAAAGAGATGTTTATCGATTGCCGTCCGGAGATTTTATTCTCCTTTTTTACAGACCCTGAGAAGATGGTTCGTTGGATGGGCAGGCATATTCTGCTCGAGCCAAGTATCGGAGGGAAATATCGGATTGATGTGAATGGATCGGATATTGCGATGGGGGAGTATAAAGAGATTATTCCTAACGAGAAAATCGTTATGTCGTGGGGCTGGGAGAAGTCCAAGGTGGTTCCACCTGGTTCAAGCACGCTCGAATTTAAATTCACAGCGAAAGATAAAGGAACTGTTCTGCTATTAACTCACTACGATTTGCCGCTCGAAGAAGTCGCCGCCCACACAGAGGGTTGGATGCACTATACAACTCGCCTCCAAACGTTGGCTGAGGGCGGAGATCCTGGTATAGATCCGTGGTCTGTTAAGGCTATGCATTAA
- a CDS encoding SRPBCC family protein, with the protein MTTLSCDCGFKVEEENRYEVEAKMWHHAIHDHADMLKSMSVEQLAQWLMGKDKQLGDSSAIHQEVVFAASPNRIYEALTDAAQFSKVSGGAPTEITPEAGGSFSCFGGMIVGKNIELEPNKRIVQAWRVANWEEGVYSLVKFELEEQGEGTRLVFSHTGFPEGQEAHLAPGWHTNYWEPLKKYLA; encoded by the coding sequence ATGACGACTTTATCTTGCGATTGTGGGTTCAAAGTAGAAGAGGAAAATCGGTACGAAGTAGAGGCAAAGATGTGGCATCATGCCATTCACGATCATGCCGATATGTTGAAAAGCATGTCAGTAGAGCAGCTTGCACAATGGTTGATGGGAAAAGACAAGCAATTAGGCGATTCTTCAGCCATTCATCAGGAGGTTGTGTTCGCAGCAAGCCCGAACCGCATTTATGAAGCACTGACTGATGCTGCGCAGTTTAGCAAAGTCTCAGGAGGAGCTCCTACAGAAATAACTCCGGAGGCTGGCGGTTCTTTTTCCTGCTTCGGTGGGATGATTGTAGGGAAAAATATTGAGCTGGAGCCAAACAAGCGAATCGTTCAAGCATGGCGTGTCGCGAATTGGGAAGAAGGCGTATATTCCCTTGTGAAGTTCGAATTGGAAGAGCAAGGCGAGGGAACTCGCCTAGTCTTTAGCCATACAGGCTTTCCTGAAGGTCAGGAAGCTCACTTGGCTCCAGGCTGGCATACGAACTATTGGGAACCGCTTAAGAAGTATCTAGCGTAA
- a CDS encoding DEAD/DEAH box helicase, with amino-acid sequence MSTKLHDMTLNVTLTDSGDALLWGLQDGRDVPGDKFRKLLFAWHEPSYYGTILDQLLAGELTLTVLPVEMVLPFFAEPYFMDVLRWEGGNETTKGLLEVAPVLYREAKAGHYVPSYSAFRDGNLAWTWDVEAESLKELDWKVLKSLDGLGEGMSGLRAAFSAVVSAEHYPNEAALADLRRDYPALFRAQKSASASADAFTDEEWLASLGWRPDTAPFRPALQLLEPDENDDTWRLRLVLQDKNEGSVLTPIRLYADGRASGTWASDWSPYILERSLGWATRLTEALPRRNIGGELFAEPLSDEAAWTFLTTDSRLLLEDGWNVMLPGWWEAASKRKPRLRAKVSSEAGGRGESLFGLNSLVNFDWRIAIGNTELSEAEFASLLSRNERLIRFRGQWVYLDPALLEQIKRLMESVNPEEGLSLQDIFQLHLLSESEKEKHQKETLTAEEEADHEERLKLEVELNTHLLALLRQLGEPSELKEIAVPEGLRAELRGYQREGFTWLSFLRKFGLGACLADDMGLGKTIQFITYLLHHKAESEHPALLICPTSVLGNWQKELVRFAPDLKVFLHYGKGRLSGEALSAVLKETDVVLTSYTTALMDQETLQETTWSSLCLDEAQNIKNAHNKQSAAIRTLKAKHRIALTGTPIENRLSELWSIYDFLIPGYLGNQREFQHRFANPIEKHHDEERTAQLQKLVKPFMLRRKKKDPAIQLDLPDKLEMKVYINLTAEQGALYERSVKDLMERMQKLEGMERKGAILAALTQLKQLCDHPVLLTKEDILSEESHLSEESREAFVMRSAKLERLVAMVGELRDEGDSCLIFTQYVGMGKILADVLRAQRNEPVLYLNGSTPKLERDKMIDTFQAADGTGPGIFVLSLKAGGVGLNLTAANHVFHFDRWWNPAVENQATDRAFRMGQTRNVQVHKFISLGTLEERIDEMLESKMSLSENVISTSEGWITELSNDELRDLFALRKEW; translated from the coding sequence ATGAGCACTAAATTGCATGATATGACATTGAACGTCACCTTAACGGACAGTGGAGACGCCTTACTCTGGGGGCTGCAGGACGGACGCGATGTGCCCGGAGATAAATTTCGTAAGCTGCTGTTTGCGTGGCACGAGCCATCTTACTACGGCACCATTCTGGACCAACTGTTAGCGGGGGAGTTGACACTAACGGTACTACCTGTCGAGATGGTACTCCCCTTCTTCGCAGAACCCTACTTCATGGACGTCCTCCGATGGGAAGGGGGAAACGAAACCACGAAGGGATTGCTGGAAGTGGCACCGGTTCTATACCGGGAAGCTAAAGCAGGTCATTACGTACCCAGTTACAGCGCATTCCGGGATGGGAATCTGGCTTGGACTTGGGATGTTGAGGCGGAGTCTTTGAAGGAATTGGATTGGAAAGTGCTAAAAAGCTTAGATGGCTTAGGTGAGGGAATGTCCGGCTTGCGCGCAGCCTTCTCCGCCGTGGTTTCGGCTGAACACTATCCCAATGAAGCTGCCCTTGCTGATCTTCGACGAGACTATCCAGCCCTTTTCCGAGCACAGAAATCGGCATCTGCCTCTGCAGATGCTTTCACGGACGAAGAATGGCTTGCATCTCTGGGCTGGAGACCTGACACCGCTCCCTTCCGCCCTGCCCTGCAGCTGTTGGAACCGGATGAGAACGATGACACTTGGCGTCTCCGCTTGGTACTTCAAGATAAAAATGAAGGATCTGTGTTGACGCCAATTCGCCTTTATGCGGATGGACGTGCTTCAGGCACATGGGCGAGTGATTGGAGCCCTTATATCCTGGAGCGTTCTCTTGGCTGGGCTACAAGATTAACTGAAGCATTGCCTAGGCGGAATATCGGCGGCGAGCTATTTGCTGAGCCATTAAGCGACGAAGCGGCATGGACGTTTCTGACAACGGACAGCCGCCTTTTGTTGGAAGATGGCTGGAACGTCATGCTCCCTGGTTGGTGGGAGGCTGCCTCGAAACGGAAGCCTCGGCTGCGTGCAAAGGTTTCCTCGGAAGCTGGTGGCAGAGGCGAGTCGCTGTTCGGACTGAACTCTCTGGTCAACTTCGATTGGCGAATTGCCATAGGCAATACTGAACTGAGCGAAGCTGAATTCGCCAGTCTGCTTAGCCGCAATGAACGGCTTATCCGCTTCCGTGGTCAATGGGTGTACTTAGACCCTGCCCTGCTGGAGCAAATCAAGAGACTCATGGAAAGCGTGAATCCAGAAGAAGGACTGTCCCTGCAGGATATCTTTCAGCTTCACCTGTTAAGTGAATCGGAAAAGGAAAAACACCAGAAGGAAACTCTTACAGCGGAGGAAGAAGCGGATCATGAAGAACGGCTGAAGCTGGAAGTTGAGCTGAATACCCACCTCTTGGCGCTGCTGCGTCAGCTTGGAGAGCCTTCGGAATTGAAAGAAATCGCTGTGCCAGAGGGATTGCGCGCTGAGCTTCGCGGGTATCAACGCGAAGGCTTCACATGGCTGAGCTTTCTTAGGAAGTTTGGGCTTGGTGCCTGCTTGGCCGATGATATGGGGCTTGGTAAAACCATACAATTCATTACCTATTTACTGCATCATAAAGCAGAATCGGAGCACCCTGCCCTGCTTATCTGCCCCACCTCCGTGCTTGGCAACTGGCAGAAGGAGCTAGTCCGCTTTGCTCCGGATTTAAAGGTTTTTCTTCATTATGGGAAGGGACGTCTAAGTGGTGAGGCACTTTCTGCGGTTTTGAAAGAAACGGACGTCGTACTGACTTCATATACGACAGCGCTAATGGATCAAGAGACACTGCAGGAGACCACGTGGAGTTCCCTTTGCTTGGATGAAGCTCAGAATATCAAGAATGCCCACAATAAACAATCCGCAGCGATCCGTACGCTTAAAGCTAAGCACCGGATTGCACTGACAGGAACACCTATTGAAAATCGACTGTCCGAACTGTGGTCGATCTACGATTTTCTTATTCCGGGTTACCTCGGAAACCAACGCGAGTTTCAGCATCGATTTGCGAATCCGATCGAGAAGCACCACGACGAGGAGCGAACTGCACAGCTGCAGAAGCTCGTCAAGCCTTTCATGCTGCGCCGCAAAAAGAAAGATCCTGCGATCCAGCTCGATTTGCCTGATAAGCTTGAAATGAAAGTATATATCAATCTAACAGCTGAGCAAGGAGCACTCTATGAACGATCCGTCAAGGATCTCATGGAACGTATGCAGAAGCTGGAAGGCATGGAGCGCAAAGGAGCAATCCTAGCGGCCTTAACGCAGCTTAAGCAGTTATGCGACCACCCTGTACTGCTCACGAAGGAAGATATTCTTTCGGAGGAATCTCATCTTTCCGAGGAGAGCCGCGAAGCCTTCGTGATGCGATCCGCGAAGCTTGAGCGGCTGGTTGCCATGGTCGGTGAGCTTCGGGACGAAGGCGACTCCTGCCTGATTTTCACCCAGTATGTAGGCATGGGAAAAATATTGGCAGACGTGCTGCGGGCACAGCGCAATGAACCGGTATTGTATCTGAACGGAAGCACGCCTAAGCTAGAGCGCGATAAGATGATTGATACGTTCCAAGCCGCAGATGGTACTGGGCCGGGTATCTTCGTTCTATCGCTAAAAGCTGGCGGAGTCGGACTCAATTTGACCGCAGCGAACCATGTGTTCCACTTCGACCGTTGGTGGAACCCTGCCGTAGAGAATCAAGCTACGGATCGTGCCTTTCGGATGGGACAGACGCGCAATGTACAAGTTCACAAGTTCATCTCCCTCGGGACCTTGGAGGAACGAATCGACGAGATGCTCGAGAGTAAGATGAGTCTGAGCGAGAACGTAATCTCCACTTCTGAAGGCTGGATTACGGAACTCTCAAATGATGAATTGAGAGATTTGTTTGCACTTCGTAAGGAGTGGTGA
- a CDS encoding SWIM zinc finger family protein, with protein sequence MSSPILNDDQWLKLLEYVAEAFNDVTLSRGFTYFKQQRVASLSISETRVVQARVAEEESGEYRVILNLDKPGSSQCSCPVPAACKHMAAVWMELGDRLGYPASQIMNAKMHLKRVTSTTSLESTLLQLPKMDVSGWHKFLNQFTSLIKATYDLGNYVDMLRQHLLNIKKITIPFSDMDQIFFDMHQELFILRKLKEQNAQNGVSYYTSSTLYRVYDEIHTWLKQKSPLLDFSVSGERLEQTLSYIRQQMAEESGHSYQDYGVYTVLWKHWVAPDPKASHYITKEIEALETIDLDSQSPSLSAAKAFLYLQQSRSKEAWRALKENDSFKEAPAKLFIPFLDHLYNTQNWEDLVNWLRRSASFFNKKRTKELDVYADFWTKAIVHLPQAEEYMWSVLEELLPYSFRIIEDMLYEQRKWKPWLEMQILQGHDPLYHRVNVLQPIEKDTPKLLLPYYHQAIDYYVSLKNRHDYKLAVRLLKRLDKVYKKMKQTERWEHFFSGFVERHSRLRALQEELRKGKLLG encoded by the coding sequence ATGAGTTCTCCCATTTTAAACGATGACCAATGGTTGAAGCTGCTGGAGTACGTAGCCGAAGCTTTTAATGACGTTACCCTTAGTCGAGGGTTTACTTACTTTAAACAACAACGGGTAGCTTCCCTGAGCATATCTGAGACTCGAGTCGTTCAGGCAAGAGTGGCAGAGGAAGAATCAGGAGAATATCGAGTCATTCTGAACTTAGACAAGCCCGGCTCCAGTCAATGTAGTTGTCCAGTACCAGCCGCTTGCAAGCATATGGCAGCAGTCTGGATGGAGCTTGGGGATCGTCTGGGTTACCCCGCTTCCCAAATTATGAATGCCAAAATGCATCTCAAGCGGGTTACGTCAACTACCTCCTTGGAGTCTACGCTCCTACAATTGCCCAAAATGGATGTATCCGGCTGGCATAAGTTTCTGAACCAATTTACGTCCCTCATTAAGGCGACATATGATCTAGGAAATTACGTAGACATGCTGAGGCAGCACTTACTGAACATCAAGAAGATCACTATTCCTTTTTCTGATATGGATCAGATTTTTTTTGACATGCATCAGGAATTATTTATCCTTAGAAAACTAAAAGAGCAGAATGCACAAAATGGCGTAAGTTACTACACATCTTCCACCCTTTACCGGGTTTACGATGAGATTCATACTTGGCTGAAGCAAAAATCGCCCCTCCTTGACTTCTCGGTTTCTGGAGAGCGCCTTGAGCAGACGTTAAGTTATATCAGACAGCAAATGGCTGAAGAATCAGGTCATAGTTATCAAGATTATGGCGTCTATACCGTGCTTTGGAAACACTGGGTTGCCCCAGATCCCAAGGCAAGTCATTATATAACTAAGGAAATTGAAGCTCTTGAGACGATTGATTTGGATAGCCAATCACCTTCTCTCTCTGCCGCAAAGGCTTTCTTGTACTTGCAGCAATCCAGGAGTAAAGAAGCCTGGAGGGCTTTAAAAGAGAATGATAGTTTCAAAGAGGCCCCTGCCAAACTATTCATTCCGTTCCTAGACCATCTATATAACACCCAGAACTGGGAAGATTTAGTGAATTGGTTGCGCAGATCAGCTTCTTTTTTTAATAAGAAACGGACCAAAGAGCTTGATGTTTACGCTGATTTTTGGACAAAAGCCATCGTGCATCTCCCTCAAGCGGAAGAGTACATGTGGAGCGTTCTAGAAGAGCTCTTGCCTTATTCGTTCCGGATTATTGAGGACATGTTATACGAACAAAGAAAATGGAAGCCTTGGTTAGAAATGCAGATCCTACAGGGCCATGACCCTCTCTACCATCGCGTCAATGTCCTGCAGCCAATTGAAAAGGATACACCAAAGCTCCTCCTACCCTATTATCATCAAGCAATAGATTACTATGTCAGTCTAAAAAACCGGCATGATTACAAATTAGCGGTAAGGCTCCTCAAGCGGCTCGATAAAGTGTACAAAAAAATGAAACAAACGGAGCGATGGGAACATTTCTTTTCTGGTTTCGTGGAACGGCACAGCAGGCTGAGGGCGCTGCAGGAGGAACTTCGGAAAGGAAAGCTACTCGGATGA
- a CDS encoding DUF2809 domain-containing protein: MNIRIKYGLAVITTVVLGLSSRRFSGLIPLFIVKHAGDVLWASMVYFGFRFFFVKRKLTWAVGISIVFSFAIEFSQLYQAEWLIEIRNTVLGALILGKGYVTVDLFRYVIGITLAFCVDKYWLHRDKRI, from the coding sequence ATGAATATTCGGATAAAATATGGATTAGCGGTAATAACTACCGTAGTTTTAGGCTTAAGCTCAAGAAGGTTCTCCGGCCTAATCCCTCTTTTTATTGTTAAACATGCAGGGGATGTGCTCTGGGCAAGTATGGTTTATTTTGGGTTTCGATTTTTTTTCGTAAAAAGAAAGTTAACATGGGCAGTAGGAATCAGTATCGTATTTAGCTTTGCTATTGAATTTAGTCAGCTATATCAAGCTGAATGGCTAATTGAAATAAGAAATACGGTCCTTGGAGCCCTCATTCTTGGAAAAGGATATGTAACAGTTGATTTATTTAGATATGTCATAGGGATAACACTGGCTTTTTGTGTAGACAAGTATTGGCTGCATCGCGATAAGCGCATTTAG
- a CDS encoding PQQ-dependent sugar dehydrogenase — protein MKKFFVFLLALSLVITTGCTPNKQVNVPSPEQTSTTQLDIPYKIETVAEGLNVPWEMDIAKDGRIFFTERPGTLRVIEKGRLNPKPLITFEAPFISEGEGGLLGLALDPSFMENHYIYVYHTYRAKDQVNNRVLRLIEKNNKAQLDKVLIAGLPGAENHNGGRIKIGADKLLYITSGDRYDPPLAQDPTSLGGKILRIALDGSIPASNPFKNSPIYSMGHRNPQGLAWHPETGQLYSSEHGQTAHDEINLIEPGGNYGWPLIEGETSSSPVKANLKTPILQSGKETWAPSGATFVSKGPWKGSLLVAGLRGEKLLKVNLKGPKYDTVASVEHLFQGKFGRLRNVYEGPDGSLYLMTNNRDGRGKPNKGDDKLIRLKPNF, from the coding sequence ATGAAAAAGTTCTTTGTTTTTCTATTAGCTTTATCGCTTGTGATAACGACTGGCTGTACACCGAACAAGCAGGTTAATGTACCATCCCCAGAGCAGACTTCAACTACACAATTGGATATTCCCTATAAAATAGAAACAGTCGCCGAAGGACTTAACGTCCCTTGGGAGATGGATATCGCAAAGGATGGCCGGATTTTTTTCACAGAAAGACCAGGTACACTGCGTGTGATTGAGAAGGGTCGTCTGAACCCAAAGCCACTAATCACTTTCGAGGCCCCCTTCATCAGCGAAGGCGAGGGAGGACTTTTAGGGCTTGCGCTTGATCCCTCTTTTATGGAAAACCATTATATCTATGTCTATCACACCTATCGCGCGAAGGATCAAGTCAACAATCGAGTGTTGAGGCTTATCGAAAAAAATAACAAAGCGCAGCTGGATAAAGTATTAATTGCCGGATTACCAGGAGCGGAAAACCATAACGGCGGAAGAATTAAAATTGGAGCCGATAAGCTGCTCTATATCACCTCCGGCGATCGGTATGATCCTCCTTTAGCACAGGATCCAACTAGCTTGGGTGGCAAAATATTACGAATTGCCCTAGACGGGTCTATTCCTGCCTCAAATCCTTTTAAGAATTCACCCATCTACAGCATGGGACACCGTAACCCTCAAGGGCTCGCTTGGCATCCAGAAACAGGGCAATTGTACAGCTCCGAGCATGGACAAACTGCACATGATGAGATTAACCTTATTGAGCCTGGTGGCAATTATGGTTGGCCATTAATTGAAGGTGAAACATCCTCGAGTCCAGTAAAAGCTAATCTGAAAACGCCAATCCTCCAAAGCGGAAAAGAAACGTGGGCACCATCAGGTGCAACATTCGTAAGCAAAGGACCTTGGAAAGGCAGCCTCCTAGTGGCAGGATTGCGGGGAGAAAAGCTTTTAAAAGTAAACCTGAAAGGGCCAAAATACGATACAGTCGCGAGCGTGGAACATTTATTTCAAGGGAAATTCGGCAGGCTTCGCAATGTCTATGAAGGACCCGACGGATCGCTATATCTCATGACGAACAACCGTGACGGTCGCGGCAAGCCAAACAAAGGCGATGATAAGCTCATTCGTTTGAAGCCAAACTTTTGA
- a CDS encoding MBL fold metallo-hydrolase: MILYQNEHTTVFQSALFQTTSTVVLTKDMVLIVDPNWLPNEIDDIRNYVNSVRGDRDLYLLFTHGDFDHIIGYKAFPGAKTIGSYALSCHPKKDYKISLIEEFDREHYVNRNYPVEFPVLDIVISEDAEELRLGDTLLTFYKSPGHTPDGLFTIIEPLGIWIAGDYLSDFELPFIYHSAKAYKETLNTAYRILDQHSIELLVPGHGQVTTDTLEMKRRLDMSSDHLERLIKAVIAKDESAIAALGDEHAFKSSFTEECHEENIKIIAQEFSS; encoded by the coding sequence ATGATTCTATATCAAAATGAACATACAACCGTTTTTCAAAGCGCATTATTTCAAACGACATCAACCGTTGTGCTAACGAAGGATATGGTATTAATTGTTGATCCTAACTGGCTTCCAAATGAAATTGATGACATACGAAACTATGTCAATTCGGTAAGAGGCGATCGGGACTTATACCTGTTATTTACGCATGGTGATTTTGATCACATTATTGGGTACAAAGCATTTCCCGGCGCTAAAACAATTGGGAGTTACGCACTAAGCTGTCACCCGAAGAAAGACTATAAGATTTCTTTGATAGAAGAATTTGATAGGGAACATTATGTCAATCGGAATTACCCCGTTGAATTTCCGGTTCTTGATATCGTCATTTCGGAAGATGCCGAGGAACTAAGGTTAGGGGATACATTATTGACTTTTTATAAATCCCCGGGACATACACCGGATGGATTGTTTACAATCATTGAACCGTTAGGTATTTGGATTGCAGGAGACTATTTATCGGATTTCGAATTGCCGTTTATTTATCATAGTGCCAAAGCATATAAGGAAACGTTGAATACGGCATATCGTATTTTAGATCAACACAGCATTGAACTGCTAGTTCCTGGGCATGGACAAGTTACCACCGATACCTTGGAGATGAAAAGGCGTTTGGACATGTCTTCTGATCATCTGGAACGGCTTATTAAGGCGGTCATTGCAAAAGATGAGAGTGCTATCGCGGCTCTTGGTGATGAGCATGCCTTTAAATCTTCTTTTACAGAAGAATGCCACGAAGAAAACATTAAAATCATTGCACAGGAATTTTCTAGTTAA
- a CDS encoding SDR family oxidoreductase has translation MGLPDLKDKVALITGAGSGIGQAAAEMLAQQGMKVCLVDLKDERLEQTKQEIVAAGGQAITVDVDVSDPDRVAQAFEQTVNTWGRLDVVFANAGINGVLAPIEDMKPEDWDRTLSVNLKGTFLCVKHAIPHMKENGGSIVITSSINGSRSFSGFGMTAYSTSKAGQVAFAKMAALELARYKIRVNAICPGSIKTNIGENTQHTPELEKIKIPVKYPQGSQPLEHAPGQPEQVANLVAFLASEASNHITGTELFIEGAESLL, from the coding sequence ATGGGACTGCCGGATTTGAAGGATAAGGTCGCATTGATTACCGGAGCGGGATCAGGAATTGGTCAGGCTGCCGCCGAGATGCTTGCGCAGCAAGGGATGAAGGTATGCCTTGTGGATTTGAAGGACGAACGGCTAGAACAGACGAAGCAGGAAATTGTGGCAGCAGGCGGTCAGGCGATCACGGTTGATGTCGACGTCTCTGATCCGGACCGTGTTGCCCAGGCGTTCGAACAGACGGTAAATACCTGGGGACGCCTAGACGTCGTCTTTGCTAATGCAGGCATCAACGGGGTTTTGGCGCCGATCGAAGATATGAAACCAGAGGATTGGGATCGTACGCTGTCCGTCAATCTGAAGGGCACATTCCTGTGCGTCAAACATGCAATTCCGCATATGAAAGAGAACGGCGGCAGCATCGTTATCACAAGCTCCATTAACGGCAGCCGTTCTTTCTCTGGATTTGGGATGACGGCCTACAGCACTTCTAAGGCGGGACAAGTAGCATTCGCCAAGATGGCCGCATTAGAGCTGGCCCGCTACAAAATACGCGTCAACGCTATCTGTCCAGGGTCAATCAAGACCAACATTGGAGAAAATACGCAGCACACACCGGAGCTCGAGAAAATCAAAATCCCAGTCAAATATCCGCAAGGCAGCCAACCGTTGGAACACGCGCCAGGACAACCAGAGCAGGTGGCTAATCTGGTAGCATTCCTTGCCTCGGAAGCTTCGAATCATATCACCGGCACGGAGTTGTTCATTGAAGGCGCTGAATCGCTGCTTTAA
- a CDS encoding IDEAL domain-containing protein, translating to MNFVISDWVVATTNEDEMLHGYIESIDMLHGIARVHVIASDRETAIGKILEVSSQDVKKLPVSEFDIEDQVKSLIDVALTTRDEQWFNELSAKLFAIQQNGTKRGERDVFPSYYHNRLGVDQF from the coding sequence ATGAACTTTGTAATCAGTGATTGGGTTGTGGCAACTACAAATGAAGATGAAATGCTGCATGGTTATATTGAGTCTATAGATATGCTGCACGGCATTGCTCGGGTGCACGTTATTGCATCGGATCGTGAAACTGCCATCGGAAAAATATTGGAAGTAAGCAGTCAAGACGTTAAGAAATTACCGGTAAGTGAGTTTGATATAGAAGATCAAGTAAAGAGCTTGATCGATGTGGCGCTAACAACACGAGATGAGCAATGGTTCAATGAGTTGTCAGCGAAATTATTCGCCATTCAACAAAATGGCACGAAACGCGGCGAGCGTGATGTATTTCCGTCCTACTATCATAACCGCTTAGGTGTTGATCAGTTTTAA
- a CDS encoding 3'-5' exonuclease, translated as MDYIILDIEFNGRKFASDLPMEVIEIGAVRLDSSLQAIDEFSSLVKPVYFSKLNGFIKKKTGIPQEDIDQADGFRKVITDFMDWLNKSEDLLLVTWGGEDLKRIVFDTRMHKLDDAYWMAASYFDLLKGFIRYKNVSNDVSVEAALIDLNIAAEGSAHRALDDARMTAEVFRAIFTELDFERKQQYIDVYTNAKERRLVKTAIRAMTAQKVTPTWELLVEHYFADKVTLTDPRKITELQTLFAAEVTKEKQVSNKTPIQ; from the coding sequence ATGGATTACATTATTTTGGACATTGAATTCAACGGTCGCAAGTTTGCGAGTGATTTACCTATGGAGGTTATTGAGATTGGAGCCGTCCGACTAGATTCTTCCCTCCAAGCTATTGATGAGTTTTCATCTTTAGTCAAACCTGTTTATTTTTCCAAATTAAATGGGTTTATCAAGAAAAAAACGGGCATTCCTCAAGAAGATATCGATCAAGCCGACGGCTTTCGTAAAGTCATTACGGATTTCATGGACTGGCTGAATAAAAGTGAAGATCTCCTGCTAGTCACCTGGGGTGGCGAGGATTTGAAACGCATCGTGTTTGATACGCGGATGCATAAGTTGGATGATGCTTATTGGATGGCGGCCAGCTATTTCGATCTGTTGAAAGGCTTTATCCGCTATAAAAATGTGTCGAATGATGTCAGTGTCGAGGCTGCTCTGATCGATCTTAACATTGCTGCTGAAGGCTCTGCCCACAGAGCATTGGACGACGCACGTATGACAGCTGAGGTATTTCGAGCTATTTTTACGGAGTTAGATTTCGAACGTAAACAGCAGTACATCGACGTATACACTAATGCCAAGGAACGAAGGCTGGTTAAGACCGCTATTCGAGCCATGACGGCTCAAAAGGTAACCCCTACGTGGGAACTGCTCGTTGAGCATTATTTCGCTGACAAAGTGACACTTACGGATCCCAGAAAAATCACAGAACTACAGACTCTTTTTGCCGCGGAAGTCACGAAAGAAAAACAAGTCTCAAACAAGACACCTATACAATAA